The stretch of DNA GGCCATTTCCCTTGACCACCCCACATCTGGTGGTTGAGATGCACCCCCCCAGGCCGGGGGTGCTCCCATGGCTTGGTGGGGTGCTCACAGGAGGGAAGGAACCACAAGCCTCCACCACTGACCCTATGGCTGGCAGCGATGGCACCAGCTGTTCAAACACTGAGCACATTCTCATACATCTGTCTGTGGGCTCTGCAGATGCTtcttaataacaaaaaaaggaaatttatgCCTGGCAAACAGGGTTAAAAGTCAAGGTCTTCCGAACTCCCTGAGACCTGGAGCCATCGCAGCAGGGAAATGAACTGCAGCAGCCTTGTAGCTGGAAAGCCTTCCACCCAGCAAGGGCACAGGGTGGCCCGGCACAGGCAGGGCTAGTGCCATGCTACGCTGTGCCATGGGACCCATGTTTAAGCCAATTGTTGGCCTCGACACCCTTTGCACTGGGAGAGAGGGTGGAGGAAGGGAAGCCGGGCACTAATCCGCTCCATCTGCTCTGGAGCAGGTAATTGGATTGCGAGTACAGAAGGCAAGGCTCCCGGCCACAGCGCTGGCGGTCACACCGGCCAGGCACAGGACTCAGAAACCTCCTGTTTAAACAAAGCTGCTCTAGTCAGAGGGCGAGAGTCCCACCGTGCTGCCAAAAGCACCCCTGCCCAAACCCTTCCTAAGGATGCACCGGTTGCACTGCAGCAGGGCATGGCTGCCCAGCACGCCTCTACTGGAGAGGTGAAACTAAATACTGGGAAAATAACACATGGGAATCGAACCTCCAGAAGTAACATTTCATCTTTAACAAAACACTAGAAACAGTagacagaaaagattaaaaattagCTTTCTTTACCGAAAGCCAGTGGAATGCTAACATCGGGTGTTATTTAGGTGTAAAAGTCAAAAGCTCATCTGCCAGTTGCTATACATAAACCTTACTAATATATGTCCTATGTCTGCAACAGTTATTCTACATCAGTTGCTTAACGGTGTTGGTCTGTTTTTTAAGGATTCAGCTCAGCACCTACTTTCCTTATAAAAATAACAGACAATTCAGTTGTGTAGCATTTTCATTAAACTCATCTGCAGTGTAATGCTATGAGAAGGACaaggagaagaaattaaaaaaaatgtttaatacaaTAATGATaagaaacctttaaaaatttTTCCCTCTATGAACACTAAGTTTGTAGCTATGGAAACTACTTATGAGAAAGCTAAAAAAACGTCAGCAAATATAGCCAGGGAATGATCTGGATATAAGAAAAGTCCTAACAATGATAGAGAACTACAGACACCAGGTAAAAGGAAAGTGTAAATTGAAGATGACAACACATGTGCATCTGACATCTCCTCTGACAGACCAGATTCATTTTTATTGCCATGGCACTAAAGTCAATGAATTGCAACTGGAATGAGTTTGACACTTTATATTGCTTTTGATAAAACCATTATAAAAAGTGTATTTCAAcctttaaaaaagtgttttaaaagtgTATTCTCTGCAATCAGTGAATCGTGTGCGCATATTGGCCAAGATAGTCAATAGCTTATCAAGGTAGTTTAAAGCAGGTCTCGCACGCTCTGTTCCTCAGCCACTTACCCTACTAATGTGAGCAGTTCTGATAACTTCAATTTTGAGATCCACATACAGCACACATCTGCACACTCATCTGCCCAACTGAGGTTAGTGAGAGTCCTTGTGTGCCTTTCAAAGGCCTTCCCAAACTCTCTGCGCGTATTTCCAGCTAGTACCCTCGTCAGATATTAATGTCTTGAGAACAATGCTGTGACCATCAGGACAGCAGACACTAGCCAGACATGTCTGCTTatttcaaacagtatttttgtatGGAAGTTACAATTCCCTTTAAAACCATTAGTCAGTAATTTTGCCAGCAAATGCAGTGAAAACTTCACTTTACCTTGAGTAACACACTAGCTGGGAATGACTCCAAGGACTTGCTATGGTCTGTCAGGTCAATGTACAAATTAAATCAGATTTATTCAGTACAGAGAGCTTCTTTTGGTGCTGTTTCCCTCAGGATTGTTAATTGAGCTGCCTTACATGTATACATTGTGATTACATGCTACAGCCTGtacagaaaacacagtgaagaaaacctgaagttGATCTCTGAACTGTCTGCTATACGGTACATTGGGCAGACAAGAAACCAACATCAACAAATGCTCATGAAACTTATATTGTGTATGAAGTACCACCACTAAACTCTCTGCCCATAGAAAGCTACGACAATTTCAATGCAGTACTCTTAAAACAATGTTTAACCATCCCTGAACAACCATCAAGGCTCTTGCTCCTGACTATGCCCTCTCCTCTTTGTGGGCTGCCAACATGCAGAGCTTCAACCTGCAACTGATGAGTGGTTAACACAATTTTTATCTGTCACAGGGCAGCAAATGCCAATAAAAAGAATCACAACCAAGTGTTAAACAGTATAATCTGAGCTGAGCTAATCACAGTGAAAGGCATTTCTAGCTGGGCTCTAAGCTGATAAAAGAGATGAGTCCCCTTTACAATGGAGGGAACTACTTGTCTCAGGAAGGCAGCTAGCCTCAGCCTGGCTTTCCCTGCTCAGGAGAAGCTCATTTTGCTCCTTCTTCCTTACGATACCTACCTGACTTGTAcggggcagccctgctcctcatccctgtgGGAAGCATCTCCCCTCTTGTGACCAAGCTTTTGTATCTTCACATGTAAACTAGAGTTTCAAAAACCATCCAAGAGACATATTTGCGATCACCCATTCCTCATCAGAGCTCCCCCTAAGTCCAtcatcagaaacagaaatctggACAGACCACTCGGTCGGGACAAGTCTAGGCTAGCTACAATAATACATTATCAGCCAACAGGTTTAAGACTCAAACAgtggctaaaaaaaatataaatcaagtACTCTAATAAAAATACTAGTAAACACAATAATTTGAAGATGCAGCATTTTGGAGGAGGAGCTCCAGTAATCTGATCAGTGACCATTAGACACGGTTTGCCCTTGCCAGCTTTGCTGACCTACACTGTTTATTTCCTGCATTACCACCCTCTCCAGCAGAAGGCTGGCCACAAACCGGCTCTGGCAGCAGACTGCCAGCTGACATAGCTTTGTCACTCAGAcattgcagggtttttttcctgcttgccaCTGAGATGGTTTGGTGCATTCACTACCTGTGATGCCACGGATGGcaaggctgcaggagcagccagctCCGCGCATGTTTCTCCCTGGGGAAGCCGTTCCTGCCAGCTTCGCCGACAAGCTCTTGATGACtcagagagaagcagctttgCCAGAGCTGCGGTTGGGGAGTTCCCAGGACAGGACACCAGCTCAGCTCCAGAGACACCGCTCTCTGCACCTATACCCCCTCACTCTACCACCACAGTGACAGATTTCAGGTGCTCATTCACCATCTTCTCTTCATACAACTCTGCAATTCTCAGGAAGGGCAATTTATCCAACAACTtcttaataattattttatgaaatgcaaAGAAGTTGCAGCAATAAATCTCACTGATCATTTTCCCTTATCGAACCGTACTGGAGTGAGTGGCCCGTAAGCATGTGGTGTGTGCCTATATTTCTGGCCAGGACGCTGTCCCTGCCATCAGAAATACCAGGCAGTAGAAGACGCCTTCCTCCCGTGAGCCCTCTGCCCAGACTCCAAAGTACACAGTAGCTGTGCAGAATCCACATGGAGTGTCAAAGCTCAGCACAAAATCACAAATCAGGTATCTAGAAACAACTCACTGTAGAAAGACTACAATACATAGTCCAACgagactttaaaaataaccaaaatgaTCCGTTTTAAACTCCTATCCATATAAGAAGCTCCAAAACATCACCAGactgaaatacatgttttataaCCCTCTGCTAACTGAGAAGAGATTAACCTATACcaacagaaattatttgcagCCATTTAGAGACAGACCTTAATACTGAACTTGCTTTCACCTTGTGTCTCACGTATCTACAACCAAAGCAACAGCTAAGAGGTCTGTTGCTCCTAAAAATGCATCTTGTCTCTTCTTGCTGGCAAATACAATTTTCCTGCATTTAGTCAAGTTTCTGTCACCCACTCAATGTTTTAGAAACATCTTAACATATTTGTAATATTCGCTTGTCACCTTGCATGTAAGTGTGAACACTCCTTAGCAATGGTGTTCCTTAAAGAGCAATTTCTCAACACAGCTCAAACATCCACAAACCGCCACGCCTTCCATTTCTAATCCGTATCCTTCCATTTGCCATGTGTCTTACCTTGGcttctacttttaaaatatagtttaaCAGGAAGAAAACCTCTCAGgctatttggaaaataaaaggggaaataaatcaaaatgaagACAATTTTACAGGTCCTACTTCAGCTAAACCTTTCAGGGACTTCAATGAGAAGATAATCTTTCTGTGATTATGGCCAAACCCTCTCGTTGCTTAGCAACACATAATTAAGGAATATGTTTTCAGATCCGCTTTGCAAGCTGGCCATTATCAGATGAAATTACTGGAGCAACAAATGTCATCCCCATGCAAATGAGCTGGTcgtaggcaaaaaaaaaaaaaaaaaaaaaaaaaaaagggttcaGGGGTTCAGTAGAGAGAAAGaactcagcagcacagaaacactgCCGGCTTCCTCTTGTTGCGTACCAGTAATTCTTTTAAAGAGAAGGGATAATATCTAGATTTTTAGAGAACAGGGTTTGCAGTTTATATATGAGATGTGGAAGAAGGGGTCCGTTCCTTGTGGTGGAGGAGGTCTCTCCCAATGCATGTGCTCTGGTGGTCCCTTGCCCCAGGGCTTTCCCTGCATCAGTACCGACTGCCTCAGTCAGACGTACTGCAAATAAATGAACATATTTGTGTTCCTCGCATTATGccagtttgtctttttttcaggctttgggcaattgtttatttaaaaatactgcctGGATGTACTGCTTTTGTGTCTGATCCATGTCAACACAGAATGTGTTGCCtaatatttaagcattttttagAAATCAATACATTACACCAGCTACATAAAGGACGCACAAGCCTGAAAGAAACAGCATCTACTTCCTAGCTGTGTAATTATGGTAAACTGGGGAAAGGGGTGTGCCAAGCGTCTACATTTTGACAACTTTATCATTTCCACTCACAAAATCGTTCTTTATTTAGATTCCTGTGGAACGGCATCACCAGTTTGGCACTGTCTCTATGCCTATAAATGGTATCCTTTTATTTAAGCTTTGTGCGTGCATGCTGGTACGGCGCATTGTTTGAGACTTGTGTGCATGGGAGTTCAGCTGAACTGCACAGGGAGCAAATTCCCTGCTCAAAGAGTCACTAccaggaaaaacatttcaaggGATTTCTTTCAACATTTTTCAAGCAAGTCAAGCCACAAATGAATGGATTTGCCAAATTTCCTCGTACTTAGCAGTGTGGGTTTTGGGTTAGCTTCTGTCAGGCTCAGAGCGTTATCATCAATGTACATCTCCAAAGCGGAGGAGCGGAGCCTGCTCAGCTTATCCAGCTTTACATCTCAGCAGCCCAGGGTCTGAGCGCTTCtagaaggggaagggagggaagactGGGAGCCaccattcatttttattgttctaGTGCTTAATGACAGGCTTTTAGTTTTAAGCACAGACCTATTACTTTAACAGCTATATCACTTCACTTACAGGCATCTCTAGAAGGAAATcaagggttttattttgtatgcCTGATAAAACAGCAAATTAATAATACGAAGAAAAGACTAAGGTAATGGCCAAAGGTAAGTCGATTCTCGAATAACACCATTAGCTATCTGATGAATTTAGTCAAAACAATGCTAACCATTTCCTTGGAGGAACACATTTGCGCCTGATAACAGCGGTAAAAAGTCAATCTGCAGCAAACCCTGTAGTCCTAATTGCTCAGCCAGCGCAGTATCTAATCTCCTGTTCTCTACAAACAACAGGAATGGCAAGATTAACCCTGGAAGCATTATCCGAGATACTGCTCACTTTTAACTGAAGTTGGCTAAAcaagtaaaatatttggaatttaaCTGTAGAGTGAGAAACAGCATCTTTAACTCTGTGCAGCCGGCATGGCCCTGCAAAGAAATCCCCTTCACCTCCTTTTCTACATAGAAAATAGTCTAATCTTTACGCATGAAACTCTGTATTATTTGACTGTGTTTTTTTGAGGGGGTAAAGGAAGCAACAACAAGGTGGTTCTAAACTACCCTATGGGCTAAGACCCTTTGGAAATTACTTGGTTCAGGCGATGCCATGGTGGAGACGATGACAGGGGGCCCCGTGCGCCTGCTGAGCTTCGGGTACggggagagctgggcagggaaagCGGGTCCGgtgggtgccaggctgctgtCCCCCGGCGCTGCCGGCCGACGGAGGAGCTGTGGGCTACCGTGCGGGCTGGGCGCTGGTGACGCTGCTGCTGTCCGCTCCCTCTTCATCAGCTCCATGGGCACGGTGTAGGTGGTGGGGTAAGCCGTTTTAGGGCTGGCGTGAGGGTTGGCCGTGGTCATGGGCACGCTGGCTGGAGCAGAGTAGGCAGAGGCCGGACGCGGGTGCATGTTGCAAGGCAAGGGGGTGCTGTATCCAGAACTGGGGAGGAAGTGCGGCCCCTGAGGAGCCCCCGCGGAGGCAGGGTAGGTGGTGGTCTCCAGCAAGTGCTGGGTCGGGGCGCTAGATGGCCGGCGGTGTATCTCCCCCACTCTTGGGGAGAGTGGTTGCAACGgaggcgggggctgcggggcacCAGGGCCATCCACAGCAGGCCCCGAGGTGAGGGGTGCCCCATAGTCTCCCGGCAGCTCACTGCGGTGGCTGAAGCTGTTGGAGCGGGTCCTGAGGCGCAGGGCCCCGCTCCTCcgctcctgcctctgcagctgcatttctgtCTTGTAGTTGTGGGCGATACGGGAGAGCACGCGGGCTTGCCCCAGGTTTGGAGCCACAGACTTGATGTCGTTCTCCTCCATCATGGCCAGCAGGTTCGGGGAGTcaaagccctgctgcagcagggcggCAAAGGTGCTCTCTGAGACGCCCTCCGCACGCAGCAGCGCCACGAACTCGGGGTCGAAGCTTCTCTTCCCCTCCGTCCCGGGGAAGGCGGGAGGAACTGGCGGGTGGGAAGGCGTCGCCACTGCTGCCTCGTAGCTGTCGTAGGGGCCCTTGGCACCAGcactctccctgccctgcccgtaGCTGCTGCCGGCACTGCTGGTGGGGTCCACCACCAGGCAggtggggacagcctgcctgcccgcccCTGGCTCGGGGGGGCCGCTCTGCCCCGTCACCGTAGGCCTGCCTGCCAGGGAAGGCAGGCGGCTCCGCCGCGTACCGTGGGCCAGAGGGCTCCGCGCCATACCAGGCTGGGGGGACATCTCTGCCACGCATCCGCTGCCCGTCCAGGGCCAGCTTGGTGTCCCTGTAGAGGCGGGCGGCCTCCGGTGGGGCGGCCGGGCGCCCCGAGGCCTGGTCCCAGGACAGCCGGCTGCCGGGCGCCCCGTAGCTCGCCAGTGGCCTGCTCACCGCCTGGTCGCGGTAGCAGCGGGGGTCCTTGGGCGACCTAGCCGACAGGGACGGGTCGCTGTAGTAAtcctggggtggcagggagccCCGGCCTGCCATGGCTGCCTGCCGGTCGCAGTAGGTGAAGTCAGGGACAGAGCCTTTCCTGAGGGGCCCTGGGGCGAAGGTGGCATCCTGGTATGGGTACGCCTCTTGCTTCAGCTCCGCGCCGCCCTGCAAGATGATATTGTTCGCTCGAGGCGGCTCATACCAGCCGCCCTCGCTGCCGTAGGTCAGGGAGCTCCGCCGGCCTGGCAGCCTTTGGTACTCAAAGGCGTTCTCGCTCTCCCAGTTGCCTTCGTACCAGCCGGCAGCGTCCCAGCTCTGCGAGCGGCCGATGTTGGGGTGCTTGCTGGGGATGGGCATCGCTGCAAGGCCACTTGCTCCCGCCGAAACGGAGAAGAGGAGGTGCCTTCCTTCTCAGCACTTCTCCAGCGCTCATCAAAACCAGACCGCGCTCGCCTGAGCCCCCCTGGGACTTCAGAAACCACTGACCGGCGGTTTTGCCTTTCAAAGTGTTGCCTGAATTATTAATTCTTCGCAACCTTAGTAGGCAAAAcatgcagaagctgctgccacCCGCTCTCGCTCCAGGTCGGTGGAGGGAGAGACCCTTCCTGCGCCGTGCAGCCGCAGAAGAGGGCGGCTGCACTCAGCCCAGATGCTTTATCCTCTGCCGCTGGGGACGGCGTGCACATGGACAACTGGCCGAGCAGTGTGTGGGGATTAGGAGCTAAATAAAACCACTAAAGCCCTTGCTCCATGTGACATCATTTTAGCCCGATGAAATCTCCCGTACCGACCCAGCCAGCAACCTCAATGCAATTTCTCCCGGGggaatgatattttttttttttccccatgttggTTTTTAAACACACTTTTCAGTTGTCTCCTTCCTTGCACACCCAGGGCTCCAGTCTGTACCAGCACCCACCAGGAACTGGCAGTGAGATAATGAAACATGCACGTATCCGCTCATCCCCACACACgtgcatgtaaaaataaaaaagaaagcttcagTGTCAGCTCAATCTTAATCCACTCTGATGAAATGCTAATCCACTGCACACAGCTAAGGACAAATTAAATGGCAGCAAGCAGGCAGGCCTAAAAAAAGGCCAATGCAAGATACTCAAGAATACAAGAGCGATTAGAAATTAGTTAAGTATCTGTTCAATACTTTATGAATATTGTAATTTGGTttggaaattacattttttgttgtAGTTTCAAATTAGCCGTACTAACTAGGCTCCAAAAGGATCCTTTACATTATTATCATAATACGCAAATCCTTTCACCATCCCAGGACAGAAAATTGTGGAGGTGTAATCTGGAATGTGTAATTTTAAGATGCTAGCAGAGGTCACAGAGAAAGAGGGGAGGATCAAAGGATCTAAAGCCTGGTCttacaaaccaaaaaggaaCGGGAGACTTCTGCCTATTATCTTCGTCTTCCTATGGCAAAATGACATGTTTATGAGATGGGAAAACACTTCGAAACATCAGACAAAACTCAGTTTGTATCTAGCAGTATTTCAATATTCACATggatgaagctttttttttttttttacacttcaaGTAGGCAAAAGAATTTAAACAGAATCAGGCCAAAGAAACCTGTTATTTGGGAATGtaataaaaaattctgtatATAGCCACTGTTTTCAGAGGAGATATTAAAATGGCTCCCCAAAACATGCATCTAAATTATCACATGCTGCTCATGCTCAAGtattccttttcaaaagaatAGGTCAACCGTTACTTATTTTGCTAACCACTGCTAgtgaaacattttccatttttaattaaaaaaaaaaatcagacataaatgattttgcctttctctgctgtGATCACAAATTTCTTCACTTCACACACGCCCCTTCCAGGACAGACCCAGTAAAAGGAGTAACAGTCACCTTCCCTGGTCTGTCTGCAAGACAGCTTGCACATTTTTCCTGGCTAATCCACAATAAATGTTTAGTGCACTAGCCATCACATGATAGACCATTGTGCTATTATGATAGCTAAATCACTAATACAGTCTAATGCTTATACTTGCCTATCATACTAATACCTCTGGGCTATATTTCTGACCCAAATACTGACAGGATCTTTGAGTAATCCCTAAATTTCTTTATTGCAGTAAATATTATAAATCCTCTTCAAACATTCACTCCTCCGATTCCATCCCCAAGAACCACAGTCTTTAAAATTATCTTGGATATTATACAGACATGCAAAACATGGTCCCCAAAAGATTATTTATGCAATTCTCAGAGAATATCTGATTGGCATTATATTGAATTAACTAACAAACTTAAGACACATtggaaaatttcttcttttgtaagAGTCAAAATGGGAAGACACATTTGTGGCTtataaataaagcagagaacattttaacaaacaaaaacattttattacaaCAACATTTTGctaaagaataaaatgtattcCCAACTGGATACAGTGAGATCTGTGCCATTTGTTTGttctgaagaagcagaagaaagctaccaaaaatgtattaaaaaataaaaaaataaaaaattctggtCTATAGATCAAGGGCATCCTCCAGCATTGTGTTCAGAGAAATCATTAATGAACATAGCCACCATGTTAAGCCCTGGcctgcaatggaaaaaaacacaccacagagAAACTCAATTTCAAAAATGCTGATCTTGAACAATTGCAAGGGAAGTCAGAAGGCAGCTTTGAGCGTTTACTacctctgaaagaaacaaaagctttaATAAGCCCTTGGGCAGCATGACGGACACGCAAAAGAAACCTCACCCAAACCAACAGATCTGGAACTGGTGGCCATGCcttgcccagctccagcacacaCATGGGTGACAGCAGGACCAGACAACCCACCTCCGAACTCCCTTCAAGCCCAAGTGCAGGGGCAGCCGCACGCCTGGGCTCCAAAAACACCCATGTGCCACCGCACCAGCCTGCAGCCTCGCAGCCCTTGGGCAGAAGGATGTGTTCTTCTCACACCTGCGTCGCAAGAGCCAGGAAACTTTAACTTCAGACCTGCCGCTGGCAACACTCATGCATATGGATAATTCATCCCATATGAACTGACCTCAATGGAACAAATTAACTGTTCCTGTGCTCCAAGCCAAGCAGAGGTAAACACTTGCAGGCCCAGGGGCTGTAGGACTTGTACTTTTCCCTTCAGCCATGGGGCAGATGTCCGCTCTGGAGGGCTCTGCTGGCCCCTCTTCTTGCTGACCAAGACCTGCCAAACACGCCATGGCCAGCAGGAAAGACGGGCCCAGGAGTCTCCCAtgccaccacagcagcaaaggaaatgtGACATCCCCGGTGAATCAAGACTGACTAAGAAATTatcagaatgaaatatttatggcTGGGAAGTAAgggtcttttatttttctttttttggcactCTTAAAAGCAATGCCTATGCAAATTCCTGTAGCTGTCGGTGTTTCTAAGTTCAGGCCCAGGCACCAATGGCCAAGAGAGGACGTGGAGGCATGGGGCACAACCCAACACAACTGATCTCCTCTGCGCTTCTTGGGAGCGGAGGAGGCACCAGCACCTGCATTCCTGACATGAGGGGGAGACGAAGGACTGCAGGACAGGCGGAAAATTTATCCTCCCTTTATCTTTTAATTCTGGAGGtatttgggaggaaaaaaccacacacaaaagaaaaaaaaaaagctgatcaAGAGATTAAACGCTCTGGTATTTCAGATCAtgtgaaaaatgcagttttgacTTAATAACCTGAGTTTCAGTTTAGTGTTGATCTAATAGATGGTAAACTTTGCTATGATACAATGACTACAGAagtctgctctgaaaaaaaggtaatgaCAGAGTAGAAGAAAGGTGGGCCTGTCGTTTAGACACTGCATTCAAAACCAGATGAATGAAATCTGAGTCTGGAGACCACTTGCAGTGGATATGAAACAAGTATCTTAGCCAGTGCCAGAAAGTGCCCTCTTCTTCCCATGAGGAGTGTCTGTTCTACACATAAAACCTACTGTAAGAAATCAAGATGCTAAACCTGCAACACAACTGTGTAAACATTTTTTGGTGTCTGTAGCACTGACTCAGGAGAGGCTGGATGTGAAATTTCATTGACATTGATGCAAAACTTTCATTACTAATTTTGAAAGCAAGTTGCTGGAAAAATTACTCTGTGCAGCAAAATAGTTtgattttagttttgcttttttattactgtaaaaCACTCTTCAATTACAAATTTAAATGTTGtttctattagaaaaaaaaatgtcgtAAAATGTTGATGTCTTCTCCCAAATCATTTCCTTCTGGGAGAGTGGAACTGAAACAATGCAGTGAATATGCTAAATGTCATTACTGGCAAAAACTGTAAGGTGCATCAGTATTGGAATGGctatttctctttcaaaggAAAGGATTCCTACCCCTGGTAGTACAAAATCCTCTAGAGAACAAACGTGTCTCATGTTAATGTAGAGAGCAGGTACCAGGACACTCAGCCTTTATACTTTGCTATGTCACTGTCAGCAAGTAAATTGCTTAATTTCTTACTTGCAGATTCCTCTTCCATCAAGAGGTATATAATAATATACACCTATCACATTCAGACAGTGTTAAGATTAATCAGTGTTTGTCAGATGTTTTCAAGTGACAAGGTACAAAGCTACTGGTGGGATAAATGCTTCTGGCCTCACTGCCTGGGCTCTCAAGGACCACATGTGATTGTGCCTAATGACCCTCAAAGCTCGGGAATCCTGTACTGAACAACGTCCTCCTACATTCAGCTTGCAGGATACCGGGGAAGCATAAACAAGCTGGTGCTAAACTATACCACTGTATACCATGGATGCTTTGGAGAAGAAAACGAATAGCATGAACCGTGAataatgcacacacacacacgcatatgcaccaaaaaaaaaaaaaaaaaaaaaagattgggagaagaaaagcacaaaggaaatGTTCCAAATCCTTGGAAATTACTGCATTTGCTAAAATTTGGCTCTGCAAAAATTTCTCTCACAGTGGCAATAAGCACTCTGCCTAGATGGACTTTCTAACAGTCTCCTGAAATTAGAGGAGTACAAAGAGAAAATTAGCAGGATTGTGCTGGAATCATTTTCAATAATCAAAGGAACAGAACAGCATCTGAAAGCACTCAGCGCTTGAAGCCATGCCACATGCTTTTACCAATTTCCAAACCAAAAGCATAGATGCTTTGTAACTTCAACAAAACACTCTCAAATACCAACTTGGTGTGTTACAACAAAACACTCTTAAGATCAGCCGATTATTAAACAATCATTGCCTCATGTAACTCTGTATTTTGATGactttaaagcaaaatacaaaagctTATGTCCATTTGTAACTCAACCCCTCTGGCACTGGGGTAGAAATAT from Falco biarmicus isolate bFalBia1 chromosome 9, bFalBia1.pri, whole genome shotgun sequence encodes:
- the CTBP2 gene encoding LOW QUALITY PROTEIN: C-terminal-binding protein 2 (The sequence of the model RefSeq protein was modified relative to this genomic sequence to represent the inferred CDS: deleted 1 base in 1 codon): MPIPSKHPNIGRSQSWDAAGWYEGNWESENAFEYQRLPGRRSSLTYGSEGGWYEPPRANNIILQGGAELKQEAYPYQDATFAPGPLRKGSVPDFTYCDRQAAMAGRGSLPPQDYYSDPSLSARSPKDPRCYRDQAVSRPLASYGAPGSRLSWDQASGRPAAPPEAARLYRDTKLALDGQRMRGRDVPPAWYGAEPSGPRYAAEPPAFPGRQAYGDGAERPPEPGAGRQAVPTCLVVDPTSSAGSSYGQGRESAGAKGPYDSYEAAVATPSHPPVPPAFPGTEGKRSFDPEFVALLRAEGVSESTFAALLQQGFDSPNLLAMMEENDIKSVAPNLGQARVLSRIAHNYKTEMQLQRQERRSGALRLRTRSNSFSHRSELPGDYGAPLTSGPAVDGPGAPQPPPPLQPLSPRVGEIHRRPSSAPTQHLLETTTYPASAGAPQGPHFLPSSGYSTPLPCNMHPRPASAYSAPASVPMTTANPHASPKTAYPTTYTVPMELMKRERTAAASPAPSPHGSPQLLRRPAAPGDSSLAPTGPAFPAQLSPYPKLSRRTGPPVIVSTMASPEPSIRPQIMNGPMHPRPLVALLDGRDCTVEMPILKDLATVAFCDAQSTQEIHEKVLNEAVGAMMYHTITLTREDLEKFKALRVIVRIGSGYDNIDIKAAGELGIAVCNIPSAAVEETADSTVCHVLNLYRRNTWLYQALREGTRVQSVEQIREVASGAARIRGETLGLIGFGRTAQAVAVRAKAFGFNVIFYDPYLQDGIERSLGVQRVYTLQDLLYQSDCVSLHCNLNEHNHHLINDFTIKQMRQGAFLVNTARGGLVDEKALTQALKEGRIRGAALDVHESEPFSFAQGPLKDAPNLICTPHTAWYSEQASLEMREAAATEIRRAITGRIPESLRNCVNKEFFVTTAPWSVIDQQAIHPELNGATYRYPPGMVSVAPGGIPAAMEGIIPGGIPVTHNLPTVAHPSQAPSPNQPTKHGDNREHPNEQ